In Rhabdothermincola sediminis, the sequence CCCGCACCGCCCCATCCACGGGGTCGAGGGCCAGAGCGGCCCCGATGAGCAGCACCATGGTGAGGGGCTTCGCGACGTACTCGGCCGTCCGCCGGCCGGCGTGCACGGCCAACCAGTCCCCGACCGCCACGGTGAGGGCCAGCGCGAACCACAGCGCGGCCACGCCGGTCATCGTCGCCTCCCCTGACGGCTAGGGCGCATCGAGGCGCGGGAGGACGAGATCGCGGCTGTCCGGGCAGACCTCGCGTCCCTCGAGCCATGCTCGTACCGCGGCCAACGGCACCCACTCAACCTCGGTGACCTCGCCGTCGTGGAAGGACACCGGTCCGTCGTGGCGGGCGAGGTAGACCCGGGCGATCTCCCGTACGACGGCGTCCTCGTACCGGCCTTCTCCCAGGTAGACCAGCTCGGCCGCGATGCCGGCCTCTTCGGCCAGCTCGCGCACCGCGGCGGCCTCCCAGGCCTCACCATGGTCGACGACGCCCCCGAACGCCAGGTCCCAGTGACCCGGCCAGACGTCCTTCCAGTCCGCCCGCCGGTGGACCAGCAGCTCCGCTGTGTCGTTCACCACGGCGACGAACACCGAGCGGTGCAGCAGGTTGTCGCGGCGCACCTGCCAGCGCGGTGCCGTCCCGACCACCGACCCCGCGGCGTCCAGGACGTCAACGAGCTCGTGCTCCGATGAGGTGACGGTCATCGGGATCTCCAGGAACGCTCGGGTTCGTCCACCTGCAACCTCCTCACAGCTGCCGAGCCCGCTCGACGGCCTCCGCCCAGGGCACCGCGTCGGCCACGAGCTGGCGGAGCTGCATCACGTGGCGGGGACGGTTGAAGCCGAGCACCCCCGTCACCACCCCATCCCGGCCGTAGAGGGCCACGAAGCGCTTCTCGCCCAGCGAACCGTGCACCACCTCGACGGCATGATCCGCGCTCGAGCGGCCTGCGAGCTGGATCTTGCGGTCGTACTGATCGCTCCAGAACCACGGGATGGGGTCGAAGCCCTCCGCGGCCTCATCGTTCACCAGCAGCCGCCGGGCCGCGGCCTCACCCTGCTGCACCGCGTTCTCCCAATGCTCGACACGCAGCAGCTCGCCGAAGCGCCGGCTGGGCCAGCGGGCGATGTCGCCAGCGGCCACCACACCCGGCGCAGCGAGCAAGGTCTCGTCGCAGACCACCCCGTCATCCAGGCGGAGGCCCGATCCTTCCAGCCAGACGGTGTTCGGGGTCACGCCGACCCCGACCACCGCCACCTCGGTGTCCACCACCGAGCCATCGCTGAGCACGACCCCTTCGAGACGTCGGTCGCCGAGGAAGGCCTCCACGGCGGTGCCGAGACGCATGTCGACCCCCTGGTCGCGGTGCAGGTCCGCGCACACCTGCCCGATCTCCCGGCCGAGTGCCCGCTCGAGGGGGACCTGAGCCACCTCCACCAGGGTGACCGGCAGACCACGATGACGGCAGGTGGCTGCCACCTCGGCGCCGATGAACCCCGCTCCGATCACCACCACCCGCGAGGGGCCGGCATCGAGATCGGCTCGGATGGCGAGGCAGTCGTCCAGCGTTCGCAGCAGGTGGATGCCCGCCAGCTCCGGCTGGCCGGGGAGCCGGCGCGGTGCGGCACCGGTGGCCACGACACAGCCGTCGAAGCTCACCGCCGTGCCGTCCGCCAGCGAGAGCCTCCGAGCGCCCACGTCGAGGGCCGACGCGGCGCGACCGAGGCGCCAGTCGATGTCGAGGTCCTCGTGCGCGGCCGGCAACGTGATCCGCTCGGGGTCCCACTCGCCGGCCAGCACCTGCTTGGAGAGCGGCGGGCGATCGTAGGGGGTGTGGGGATCGGCGTCGATGACCGTGAGCTGACCGTCGAAGCCCTCCCGGCGGAGGGTGTGCGCGGCGTGCATGCCGGCGAGGGATGCACCCACGATGGCGATGCGTTCGGCCATGGGCGGCATCGCCTCCCGCTCGGTTCAGTCGTCGACGATCGAGATGGCCTGCTTGGGGCAGCGCTGCACCGCTTCCTCGATCTTCGGTCGCAGCTCCTCCGGCGGGTGCTCGTCGAGGATGTAGAGGAAATCGTCGTCTCGCACCTCGAACACCTCGGGCGCGATGCCCATGCACACGGCGTTGCTCTCACACAGATCGAAGTCGACCACCACTCGCATGGTCCGGTCTCCTCTCGCTCGCTCGGTCCTCACGGCCGGCTCCTCAGGCCTCGGCCCTCGCAACCCACCTCGCGGCTGCCATCTTGCCCCCAACCCGAACTGGCAGGTCAAACGCGTGCCCTGGCACGCGTTTGACCTGCCAGTTCGCCGAGGGGCGGGGCGCAAGCGACCGGCATCGCATTTCTGATGGGTCGTCAGATATGGTGGCCGGCCATGACCAGTCCCCGCCCACCGCTCGCCGGCGTCCGCATCATCGAGTGCTCCCTGCTCGGTCCGGCCGCCATCACCACCCACCTCGCCGACCTGGGCGCCGAGGTCGTCAAGGTCGAGTCACCCACCGGCGACTACGTCCGCGAGATGACCTGGCCCATCGTCGAAGGCACCTCGCTCATGCACCTACACATCAACCGCGGGAAGCGCAGCATCGTGCTGGACCTCAAGTCCGAGCCCGGGGCCGAGACCTTCCGGGACCTGGTGCGATCGGCAGACGCGGTGGTCGAAGCCATGCGCCCGGGGGTGCTCGACAAGCTGGGGCTGGGCTACGAGCGCCTGCTCGGGGTCAACCCCCGCATCGTGTTCTGCACCATCTCCGGCTACGGGATGACCGGTCCCTACAAGAACCTGCCCAGCCACGGCATCGCGTACGACACCTGGGCGGGCATCGTCGACCCTGCCTACGACGAGGACGGCTTCTGCTACATCCCCGACCACGTCTCGATCGGTATCAACGCCGCACCGCTGTACGGCGCGCTGGGCATCCTCGCGGGCATCCTGCGGGCCCGGGAGACCGGGGAGGGTTGCCGGATGGAGCTCGCGCAGTCCGACGCCGCGGCCGCGTTCGACTGGTACCGCTCCGAGACCTACAAGGCCTACGAGCGGCCCGAGTCGGAGGTCACCGGCAACAAGTCCGACAACTACGAGCGGCGGGCTCCGGGCATCGCGGGCATGCGTGGCGGGGTGCGCTACCAGCTCTACGAGAGCGCCGACGGGCACGTGCTGTTCATGGCATCCGAGCAGGTCTTCTGGAAGAACTTCTGCCAGGGCGTCGGCCGGATGGACCTGTTCGAGCGTTGGCCGGGGAGCCAGTACGCGGACCATGCCCGCCACAACCGCGAGCTCCAGGCGGAGCTGCGCGAGATCTTCAAGTCGAGGACCTCGGCCGAGTGGATCGCCTTCGCGGACGAGCACAACACCACCATCGCCCCCGTGAACACACCGCAGACCATCGCGCAGGACCCGCAGTTCCAGGACCGGCTCGGTTGGATCCCCCGCGAGGTGCTCGGCGCGGAGGAACTGCCGTTCCCCGTGAAGCTGGTCGGCGAGGAGCTCCCGGTCCCCACCAGGGCGCCCGAGCTCGGCGAACACAGCGATCAGGTGCTGCGCGAGCTGCTGGGCTACGACGACGACCGCATCGCCGCGCTGCGGGCCGCCGGCGCCTTCGGCTCCTGACACCCCCGAGGGCCCGGTGCTCCGGCCCCGCGTCGGCTCAGCTCGCCCATGTCGCCGGGCCCATCGGGGTGCCGGGGCACGGGATCATCAGCTCCTCCCGCCACCGGGTGGTGAACTCCCGGGCTCGCGCCCGCCAAGCAGTGATGCGCTCGTCGGCTGGAACCGAGCCCCCGCCGAACCCCGCGGCCGCGTCGGCCGCCTTGCCCATCTCGACGTGCGATCCGAGGTCGGTGGCCCACACGGTGCAGACCTCCGAGTCACCCATCAGCACCTCGAACAACCCGACCAGCACGTGCCCGTGATCGGCGGCGACCGGTGCCCACTCGTCGCGCACCGCCTCGAGGTAATCGAGCGCGGCGCCCGGACGGACCATCGTCAGCTCGTGCACGAACAGGGTGGCCGTGACCGGGTCGCGCTCGAGGTCGGCCAGCGTACGGGTGCCCGCCACGGCACCGAGCAGCCGATCGAAACCACCGGTTCGCCGCTCGTAGGCCTCTCGCCACCACTGGGCGAGCTCCTCGTTGGCTTCCCGGCGGAGGTTCGTGCTGCGACAGAGCCGTTCCCAGCCGTCCCAACCGTCCGCCATCTCCCAGATATTGACCACCTGCGGCCACCGGCCGGTGCTACCCATGACGTACCACGTGCCGTACAGCTCGAGCCCTCGGTCGGTGGTCTCGGAGCGGAAGGCGAGCACGCTGCGCTCCATGTAGGGCACGGCCTGCTCGCCGCGGATGTCGATCACCTCGTGCAGGTAGAGCGGTCGCACGGACGCCGACCCTAGATCGGGTCCGGCCACGGCGCGAACCGCTCGGCGGGCGGCTACCTTGCCGTGGGTGGAGATGCGTGCCAACCGGCCGGTCGAGCGGCGAACGGCGAAGATCCACGGCTACGACGTCGCCTACCGGATCTGCGGCGACCCGGCCGAGGACCGGCCGGTGCTGCTGCTCGTGCACGGCATGGCAGGCAGTGCCACCACATGGCGGTCGGTGATGCCGAGCCTCGGCCGCCACTACACCATCGTCGCCCCCGACCTGCTCGGGCACGGCACCTCGTCCAAGCCCCGCCACGACTACTCCCTCGGCAACTTCGCCAGCCTGTTGCGCGACCTGCTGATCGCTCTCGGGGTCGAGCGGGCGACCCTCGTGGGGCACTCGCTCGGTGGTGGAATCGTCATGCAGCTCGCCTACCAGCATCCCGAGCGTTGCGAGCGCTTGGTGCTGGTGTGCAGCGGTGGGTTGGGCAAGGAGGTCTCGTGGATCCTTCGAGCGCTGACCGTGCCCGGGTCGGAGTACGCCATGCCGGTCCTGTTCCCCGGGTTCGTGCGAGACCTGGGGAACACCGTGAGCCGCTGGCTGGGAGCGCGAGGCATCAGGGCACCGCACCTGGAGGAGGAGTGGCGCAGCTACGTCTCCCTCACCGAGCCAGACACCCGAGCCGCCTTCGTCCGCACGCTGCGCGCGGTCATCGACATCAGCGGGCAGACCGTCACGGCACACGACCGCCTCTACCTGGCCCGCCACGTGCCCACACTCATCATCTGGGGCGCGCACGACCGCATCATCCCGGTCTCGCACGCGCATGCCGCCCACGCCGCCCTGCCCGGTAGCCGGCTGGAGATCTTCGACCATGCCGGACACTTCCCCCACACGGAGCAGCCCCAGGAGTTCATCGACGTGCTTGGCGACTTCGTGGAGAGCACCGAGCCCATGCATCTCGAGCCCCGAGACTGGCACGCGCTGCTGACCGGCGGACCGCCTGCGGCAGAGCCCTGACAGCGCGACGGCCCCCACTACCCTGAGGTCCTCGTGGGCATGGCTGGGGAGTCCGACCGCGCCGTCGGAGCGAACGGCGCCGAGGTTCCCGCTCGCCGGCCCTCGCGATGGCGGATCGTCGCCCGGGTGGCCCTGCTCGCGGTCTCGGCCACGGTCCTCTACGGGTTGCTGCCACGCGTGCTCGCGGTCTTCGCCGAGGCACCCCGGCTCCTCGAGCTCAACCCGCTGTGGTTCGTGGCCGTGCTCGGCTTCGAGATCGCGAGCTTCACCTGCGTGTGGTGGTTGACGCGCATCGCGGTACCCGGGGTGAGCTGGTTCGTCGCGGCCACCTCGCAGCTGGTCGCCAACGCCGTCAGCCGGATCGTTCCCGGAGGGCCGGCCATCGGGACCGCGATCGGCTGGCGCATGCTCTCGGTGTCGGGGGTGGACCGCACCCAGGCCGGGGCCGCGATCGCCGCCACCTCCTTCATCTCGAACGGCGTGCTCTTCGCCCTCCCCCTGGTAGCGGTGATGGGCTCGATCTTCGGTGCGCCGGTGCCGCGCAGCCTCGCGCTGGTCGCCTGGGGAGGCGCGCTGGTGTTCGTGGTGCTGTTCGCCGCGGCGTTCCTCGTGGTGCGCTTCGACCGCCCTTTGCGGCTCGCGGGCACGGTCGTCGAGCGGGTCGGTCGCTGGGCCTACCTCCGCGTGGGCCGGCCGAATCCTCCCACCGCGGGTAGCCTCATCCGTCAGCGCGACCTGGTCGTCTCGGCGCTGGGCAGCCGCTGGGAGCAGGCTCTGGCCGCGGCGGTCGGGAACTGGCTCTTCGACTACCTGGCCCTGGTCGCGGCGCTCTACGCGGTGGGGGCGAGCCCGCATCTCAGCCTGGTGTTGCTGGCCTACGGTGCGGGTGCGGTCCTGGGGATGATCCCCATCACTCCTGGTGGGCTCGGCTTCGTGGAGGCCGGGCTCACCGCCATGCTGGCGCTGGCGGGAATCGGTGGCGAGCAGGCCCTGCTGGCGACGCTCGCCTACAGGGTCGCCTCCTACTGGCTCCCCCTACCGGCAGGGCTCGGGGCATGGATCGCCTTCCGGCATCGCTACGGCACACCCCCGGAAACGACCCCAGCCTGAGGCATGGGCCGGGACGAGAGCGGGTACGGGAGAGTCGGTTGACCGCTGAGACGGATTCGATCACGAGGGGAGGCGCCGTGAGTCGCATCACCGAGGTCGACACCGAGTTCGTGCGAGCCGCATCAGTCCTCCGTGAGCGGGCACAGAGCCTTCGGGGGCAGGCCCTGTTCCTGTCAGCGCCGCTGGCGAGCGCGTACCGGCGGCGGGCCAGCGAGCTGGAGCTCGAGGCTTGGCTCGCCGAGTTGCAAGCCGGCGTCCCCGACGAGGACATCCATCCCGCGGCGTGACCTGCCGACCGATCCCCCGCAGGAGCTCGTGGTCTCCCGTCAGCTTCTGCGTGCCGGGCGCCCGCCCGACCCCCGACGGGCGGGCGCCCTGCCCCGCCACGGCGATGTGCCGCTCCCCCACGGGTACCTCGCCGGCCGCCGGGCAGGAGTAGAACGCGTTCTAGTTCTCTCGGGAGGCGCCGTATACTGCCGGGATGCACACGCCGACGGGGGGGTTCCCGGCGACCGGGCCCGAGGGCATCGGCATCGTCGATACCATGCTCGGGATCCCCGAGGACGACCGCGAAGGCTGGTACGAGTTCCTGAAGCCGCAGCTGCGCGACCGTGAGAGCCTCGAGGAGTTCGAGTTCCCCGCGCAGTACATGTTCAAGGACGTCCCGGGCGGCCCCACCGGCGATCCGGTCGAGTGGACCCTCGCCCAGATGGATGCTCACGGGATCGACACGGCCCTCATCGGCTACAGCACCGAGGGACCGCAGGCCCGGGCCCTGAAGCAGCATCCGGACCGGTTCGTGGCCGCTGCCGCCATCGACCCCAACGAGGGCATGGACGGTGTCCGGGCCCTCAGGGACGCGATCGAGGTCGGTGGCGCCGTGGCCGCTCAGTGGTTCCCGGCCGGTAACCACCCACAGGTCCCGATCAACGACCGCCGGGTCTACCCCTTCTACGCCGCGTGCGTGGAGCTCGACATCCCGATCTTCGTGTGCGCGGGTGTGCCGGGGCCCCGGGTACCGATGCTCTGCCAGCACGTCGAGCTGATCGACGAGGTGTGCTGGTTCTTCCCGGAGCTGCGCTTCGTCATGCGCCACGGTGCCGAGCCCTGGGCGGAGCTGGCGGTGAAGCTCATGCTCAAGTGGCCGAACCTCTACTACTCCACCTCCGCCTTCGCCCCCCGCTACTACCCCAAGGCGATCATCGACTACGCCAACACCCGGGGCGCGGACAAGGTCCTCTACGCCGGCTACTTCCCGATGGGCCTCACCCTCGAGCGCATCATGGCGGAGCTGCGCGACGTTCCGCTGCGAGCCGAGGTCTGGCCGAACTTCCTCCGTGACAACGCGAGAAAGGTGCTGAAACTCGATGACTGATCCTCGCGAGCCCCGGGCATCGACCGGCACCGAGGCGGCGCGCACGCAGGGCCGCTACCCGTTCGACATGCCCTTCGGCTGGTTCCTGATGGCTTGGTCCCATGAGCTCCCGCGGGGCGCGGTGCTGCCTCGCTACTACCTCGGCAGGCATCTCGTGGTGTGGCGTGACGAGGATGGGCGTCCCCACGTCCAGGACGCCTTCTGCCCGCACCTGGGCGCGCACCTGGGCCACGGCGGCGTTGTCCGAGGCACGGAGATCGAGTGCCCGTTCCACGGCTGGCGCTTCAACGGTGAGGGCCGAAACACCTGCATCCCCTACAGCGAGCGCACGAACGCGAAGGGGACGGTGCACTCCTACCCGGTGGTGGAGCTGGCCGACCACTTCGTCATGGCCTGGTTCCACCCACTCGGCGAACCGCCCAAGTGGGAGCTGCGGCTGCCCGACGAGGCGACCAGCGACGAGTTCACGGACTGGCACACCGCCCACTTCACGGTCAACGCGGGCACCCAGGAGCTGGCGGAGAACACCGTCGACGGCCCTCACTTCCGCTACGTCCACCACACCGACACCGTGCCCGAGATCGAGTCGTATGACACCGACGGGTGGGTGGCCCGCACCCGCTCCGTCCAGCGCTTCCCCACCCCCCGAGGGGTCGTGGACGGCCGCATCGACATCGAGAACCAGGGCCCGGGCTTCGGCACCACCTGGTTCCGGGGGATCGTCGACACCCTGCTGGTGGGCACCACCACTCCCATCGACGCCGGCCACTGCCAGGTGCGGTTCAACTTCAAGGTCCGCAAGCTGGGTGACGAGCGGGCCACCTCCAGCGTGGGCCGGGCGTTCATCGAGGAGGTGTGCAAGCAGTTCGAGGAGGACCGGCCGATCTGGGAGAACAAGGCGTTCATCCCCCGACCCGCCCTGGCCGACGCCGACCCGCCCTACCTCACGTTCCGCAAGTGGTACGCGCAGTTCTACGTCGGCGGCTCGGACAGCACCCGGCAGAGCTGGCCCCCACCCCCACCGGCCGGTCCCGGGCAACCGGTGTACGTGAAACCCGCACCGACCGCCTCCCGCACGATCAGAGGCGACTGACCGGACGACCGCCCGGCCGATCTCCCAACAGGTCCTCGAACCTGGGGGCTTCCCGCAGGCGGCGGCGGTCGTCGATCAGCCCGAGCACCGCACCCGATCCCGCCATCACCACGAACACGGCACCAGCCGCGAAACCCACGCGGACTCGCGCCTCAGCCCGCTTGCTGCACGGGTCCTGCGCCCGCCGGGCGTCGTAGGTCGGGTCGTCGATCCCCGTCCGCTCCACTCGGTGGTTGCGCCCCCCACCGACGGCGAACAGCAGCGGCGAGCCGCACCGCTGCACACCGGGGTTCTCCACCGGCACGAAGAAGCACGCCAAGGCCACCACCAGCGGCACGAGCGAGGCGAGCAACAACCCCTTCCCCACGCCCCACACCGAGCGCCACCGACCGCTCATCGGGTCACTCCCCGCACCCTTCAGCTCCACGACCGGGGGACCGGCTCGCGGCACGGAGCATCGGACGCCTGCCGCGCCGATGCCACCAACTCGCCGAGCGCGTCGTGCATGGCATCGGTGATCCGGTGCGGATCGGGAAGCGTGTCAGGGCAGGCGAGGGTGCCCACGTACAAGCCGTCGAGGTAGCTCCACACCGTCACGTTCAGCCCGATGCCCTCCAAGATCGGCCCCACCGAGTAGATCTCCATCAGGTGGGCACCGGCGGTCCGCAACGGCCGGGAGGGCCCCGGCACGTTCGACACCACGAGGTTGATGGGGGGCGGGTGGCGGTCGGCGAGGTGACGACCGGAGTACTGGCGCACGACCCACGCGTAGGGCCGTGGTGGCGTGTACTGCACCCAGGAGGCGAACGTCTCCGGCCCGATGATGGCCTGCATGGCCTTGGCCTCAGCGGTCACCTCGTGGATCCGGAGCAGCCGCCGCACCGGATCCGGCTCGTCGGTGGCCAGAGAGGTGAACAGGTTCGAGACCCGGTTGCCCCCAAGCCGCCCGTCACCGCCCGCGTCGGTGCCCACCGGCACGCCGGCCACCAGCGGCCGGGACGGCAGCTCGCCACGCTCGGACAGGTACGCGCGCATCGCTCCCGCCACGACCGCGAGCACCACGTCGTTGAGGGTGACCCCGAACGCGGCCTTCACCGCTCTGGCGTCCTCCAAGGGGAGCCGGGTGGTGGCGAACGAGCGGCGGGAGGTCAACGCGGTGTTGAACGACGTGCGCGGCGTCGACAGGATCGGCACCGGAGTACTCACCACCGACCGGCGCCGGTGGCGGAGCACGGCGCGCAGGTTGGCGAGGGTGCGCACCAGCAGCCTGGGCAGCCGGGCGAGCTGGCGGAGGTGGTCGACGAACGCGTCCAACAGCAACCTCCCGCCACCGGGGAGCGGTGCGGGCCGCCACGCCTCCGTGGATCCGGCCAGCACCGTCTCGCCCTCACCGTCGTCGCCGTCCGCGAAGGACATCACGTTGGCCAGCAACGCGGAGGCGGCTGCACCGTCGGCCATGGCATGGTGGATCTTCACCAGCACCGCTAGCCGGCCGTCCTCCGAGCCTTCGATCACGTACATCTGCCACAGCGGGCGATCCCGCTCCAGCGGGTCGCCGGCGAGCTGCCCGATGGTGTCGTCGAGCTGGCGCCGGTTCCCCGGAGGCGGGAGGACGACCCGGCGCACGTGGTAGCCAAGGTCGAAGGCCGGATCGTCGACCCAGACCGGGTGGTGGAAGCCGAACGGCACCTCCAGCAGGCGTTGCCGGAATCCCGGCAGCAGCCCCAGCCGCGCCCCGATCTCCTCTCGCATGGCCTCGAACGGCAAGGGGGCTCCCGCGGGCGGCTCGAGGATGGCGACCTTGAGCGTGTGCATGTGGAGCGTGGGCGTCTCCATGTAGAGGAACCCCGCATCGAGCCCGCTCAGTCGCTGCATGCATCGCGGAGTATCGCGCCGGCCATCCCTGCCCGCTACGTTGCCCCCATGGCGCACCCGAACGACCGCTACCAGCTCGCCGACCCCGCGGGGGTCGGCCTCGACCCGGCCGCGCTCCATGCCCTGGTGGAGCGGGCCCACCGGGAGGTCGACGCCGGTCTGCTGCCGAGCTGTCAGCTCGCGCTGGCCCGCGAAGGTCGGCTGGCGCTGTTCACGGCCATCGGCTCGGCGACGAACGACAACCGCTACGTCATCTTCTCGGCCACCAAGGGCGTCATCGCTGGCGCCATCTGGCTGCTCATGACCGAAGGCGCCCTCGACGTGGGGACCAAGGTGGCCGAGATCGTCCCCCGTTTCGGCACCAACGGCAAGGACGTGATCACGGTCGAGCAACTGCTCCTCCACACCTCCGGGTTCCCCCAGGCCCCGATGCGGATCACCGAGGCCGCATCACGGGAGGCTCGCCTCGAGCGTTTCGAGCGCTGGCGGTTGAACTGGGAGCCCGGTACGCGCTTCGAGTATCACCCGCTCGCCGCGCACTGGGTGCTCGGGGAGGTGATCGAGGTGGTGAGTGGGCTCGACTACCGGGAGTTCGTGCACACCAGGCTCATGGAGCCGCTGGGCCTACGACGGTTCCGGCTAGG encodes:
- a CDS encoding Rieske 2Fe-2S domain-containing protein, which codes for MTDPREPRASTGTEAARTQGRYPFDMPFGWFLMAWSHELPRGAVLPRYYLGRHLVVWRDEDGRPHVQDAFCPHLGAHLGHGGVVRGTEIECPFHGWRFNGEGRNTCIPYSERTNAKGTVHSYPVVELADHFVMAWFHPLGEPPKWELRLPDEATSDEFTDWHTAHFTVNAGTQELAENTVDGPHFRYVHHTDTVPEIESYDTDGWVARTRSVQRFPTPRGVVDGRIDIENQGPGFGTTWFRGIVDTLLVGTTTPIDAGHCQVRFNFKVRKLGDERATSSVGRAFIEEVCKQFEEDRPIWENKAFIPRPALADADPPYLTFRKWYAQFYVGGSDSTRQSWPPPPPAGPGQPVYVKPAPTASRTIRGD
- a CDS encoding lysylphosphatidylglycerol synthase transmembrane domain-containing protein, translated to MAGESDRAVGANGAEVPARRPSRWRIVARVALLAVSATVLYGLLPRVLAVFAEAPRLLELNPLWFVAVLGFEIASFTCVWWLTRIAVPGVSWFVAATSQLVANAVSRIVPGGPAIGTAIGWRMLSVSGVDRTQAGAAIAATSFISNGVLFALPLVAVMGSIFGAPVPRSLALVAWGGALVFVVLFAAAFLVVRFDRPLRLAGTVVERVGRWAYLRVGRPNPPTAGSLIRQRDLVVSALGSRWEQALAAAVGNWLFDYLALVAALYAVGASPHLSLVLLAYGAGAVLGMIPITPGGLGFVEAGLTAMLALAGIGGEQALLATLAYRVASYWLPLPAGLGAWIAFRHRYGTPPETTPA
- a CDS encoding serine hydrolase domain-containing protein, whose translation is MAHPNDRYQLADPAGVGLDPAALHALVERAHREVDAGLLPSCQLALAREGRLALFTAIGSATNDNRYVIFSATKGVIAGAIWLLMTEGALDVGTKVAEIVPRFGTNGKDVITVEQLLLHTSGFPQAPMRITEAASREARLERFERWRLNWEPGTRFEYHPLAAHWVLGEVIEVVSGLDYREFVHTRLMEPLGLRRFRLGEPPERQADITTLVASGEPPTPEEIEAAIGIPGIDLEALVGEVTTDALLEFNDPAVRAVGAPGGGGISTAADIALYYQSLLHNEAGLWDGDLLLDAARRVRCDLPDPLRAIPAHRSLGMMVAGEGTVARMRGFGYGLSPETFGHDGAGGQIAWADPVSGVSFCYLTNGLDRNVLREARRTIGLSSRAAACLAN
- a CDS encoding NAD(P)/FAD-dependent oxidoreductase, whose translation is MAERIAIVGASLAGMHAAHTLRREGFDGQLTVIDADPHTPYDRPPLSKQVLAGEWDPERITLPAAHEDLDIDWRLGRAASALDVGARRLSLADGTAVSFDGCVVATGAAPRRLPGQPELAGIHLLRTLDDCLAIRADLDAGPSRVVVIGAGFIGAEVAATCRHRGLPVTLVEVAQVPLERALGREIGQVCADLHRDQGVDMRLGTAVEAFLGDRRLEGVVLSDGSVVDTEVAVVGVGVTPNTVWLEGSGLRLDDGVVCDETLLAAPGVVAAGDIARWPSRRFGELLRVEHWENAVQQGEAAARRLLVNDEAAEGFDPIPWFWSDQYDRKIQLAGRSSADHAVEVVHGSLGEKRFVALYGRDGVVTGVLGFNRPRHVMQLRQLVADAVPWAEAVERARQL
- a CDS encoding alpha/beta fold hydrolase, yielding MRANRPVERRTAKIHGYDVAYRICGDPAEDRPVLLLVHGMAGSATTWRSVMPSLGRHYTIVAPDLLGHGTSSKPRHDYSLGNFASLLRDLLIALGVERATLVGHSLGGGIVMQLAYQHPERCERLVLVCSGGLGKEVSWILRALTVPGSEYAMPVLFPGFVRDLGNTVSRWLGARGIRAPHLEEEWRSYVSLTEPDTRAAFVRTLRAVIDISGQTVTAHDRLYLARHVPTLIIWGAHDRIIPVSHAHAAHAALPGSRLEIFDHAGHFPHTEQPQEFIDVLGDFVESTEPMHLEPRDWHALLTGGPPAAEP
- a CDS encoding ferredoxin translates to MRVVVDFDLCESNAVCMGIAPEVFEVRDDDFLYILDEHPPEELRPKIEEAVQRCPKQAISIVDD
- a CDS encoding NUDIX domain-containing protein; this encodes MTVTSSEHELVDVLDAAGSVVGTAPRWQVRRDNLLHRSVFVAVVNDTAELLVHRRADWKDVWPGHWDLAFGGVVDHGEAWEAAAVRELAEEAGIAAELVYLGEGRYEDAVVREIARVYLARHDGPVSFHDGEVTEVEWVPLAAVRAWLEGREVCPDSRDLVLPRLDAP
- a CDS encoding amidohydrolase family protein, with the translated sequence MHTPTGGFPATGPEGIGIVDTMLGIPEDDREGWYEFLKPQLRDRESLEEFEFPAQYMFKDVPGGPTGDPVEWTLAQMDAHGIDTALIGYSTEGPQARALKQHPDRFVAAAAIDPNEGMDGVRALRDAIEVGGAVAAQWFPAGNHPQVPINDRRVYPFYAACVELDIPIFVCAGVPGPRVPMLCQHVELIDEVCWFFPELRFVMRHGAEPWAELAVKLMLKWPNLYYSTSAFAPRYYPKAIIDYANTRGADKVLYAGYFPMGLTLERIMAELRDVPLRAEVWPNFLRDNARKVLKLDD
- a CDS encoding WS/DGAT/MGAT family O-acyltransferase, whose product is MQRLSGLDAGFLYMETPTLHMHTLKVAILEPPAGAPLPFEAMREEIGARLGLLPGFRQRLLEVPFGFHHPVWVDDPAFDLGYHVRRVVLPPPGNRRQLDDTIGQLAGDPLERDRPLWQMYVIEGSEDGRLAVLVKIHHAMADGAAASALLANVMSFADGDDGEGETVLAGSTEAWRPAPLPGGGRLLLDAFVDHLRQLARLPRLLVRTLANLRAVLRHRRRSVVSTPVPILSTPRTSFNTALTSRRSFATTRLPLEDARAVKAAFGVTLNDVVLAVVAGAMRAYLSERGELPSRPLVAGVPVGTDAGGDGRLGGNRVSNLFTSLATDEPDPVRRLLRIHEVTAEAKAMQAIIGPETFASWVQYTPPRPYAWVVRQYSGRHLADRHPPPINLVVSNVPGPSRPLRTAGAHLMEIYSVGPILEGIGLNVTVWSYLDGLYVGTLACPDTLPDPHRITDAMHDALGELVASARQASDAPCREPVPRSWS
- a CDS encoding CaiB/BaiF CoA transferase family protein; this translates as MTSPRPPLAGVRIIECSLLGPAAITTHLADLGAEVVKVESPTGDYVREMTWPIVEGTSLMHLHINRGKRSIVLDLKSEPGAETFRDLVRSADAVVEAMRPGVLDKLGLGYERLLGVNPRIVFCTISGYGMTGPYKNLPSHGIAYDTWAGIVDPAYDEDGFCYIPDHVSIGINAAPLYGALGILAGILRARETGEGCRMELAQSDAAAAFDWYRSETYKAYERPESEVTGNKSDNYERRAPGIAGMRGGVRYQLYESADGHVLFMASEQVFWKNFCQGVGRMDLFERWPGSQYADHARHNRELQAELREIFKSRTSAEWIAFADEHNTTIAPVNTPQTIAQDPQFQDRLGWIPREVLGAEELPFPVKLVGEELPVPTRAPELGEHSDQVLRELLGYDDDRIAALRAAGAFGS